CTGAATTGAAGGACGCTGCAGTTAAGCAAAAAGCTGATTCACTGAATGAGAGCGAAAGAATATATAGGCTTATAAGTGAGAATACAAGTGATTTTATATCTGTAGTTGGTATGGATGGGATATATACATATGTAAGCCCAGCTCACATGCAACTTGGTTATGTACCTGAAGATTTATTGGGAAAGAGTGGTTTTGATTTTATACATCCAGATGATATAGAGTGGATGTCATCGCTCTTAATTGAATATTCAGCTTTGAGGAGTGAAGAGATATTCTCATTGAATAAACCTACAACGATGAATTTTAATTACCGTTATAGTGCAAAATCAGGAGAATGGAGGGATATAGTAAGCACTGTAGATTTAACCTTTGATGAGTTTGGAAAGCCATCCTCCATAATATTTGTTTCCCGTGATGTCACAGAGTTTAAGAGGGTTGAGAAGGAGTTAAAAAAGGCTGCAACAGTTGTGGAAATGATGATTGATGGGATTACTATCAGTGATATGCAGGGGAAAATTCTTGAAATCAATAGAGGCACAACAAAACAAACAGGCTATATGAGGGATGAGTTAGTAGGTAAAACGCCGTTAGAGTTTATCCCTGAAAAAGAATGGCCAAAGTTTAATAGAGATATTAATAAACTCCTCTCTGGTGAATCCGTTAAGGCATCAGATTATTCTATTATAAATAAAAATAGGGATGAGATTGAGGTAAGTATTAATCTCTCACTCCTAAGGGATGAGGATGGAATACCCAGGGAGATTATTGCAGTACATAGAGATATTACTGAACGAAAGCGAGCTGAGGAAGCATTGCGAAAGGCTCATGATGAGTTAGAACAAAGGGTTTTAGAACGAACCTATGAACTTCAGAAGGCCAATGAACAGTTGAAGGGAGAGATAAATGAGCGCAAGCTGGCGATGAAGGCACTATTAAAAGAGAAAATGCTTTCTGAATCATTAATAAACAGTTTACCTGGAGTCTTCTATCTCTTCAGTGAGGATGGAAAATTCATACGATGGAATAAAAATGCTGAGAAGATATCAGGGTATTCAAGTACTGAGATTGCAAATATGAATGTTATGGATTTCTTTACAGGGAACGAACGAAGGGATATTGATGATATCATTAAGATGGTTCTCGATACTGGTGAATTCAGCAATGAATTATATGCTACATCAAAAAAAGGTAATAGGGTGCCCTTCTATTATACAGGAATTCGGACTATTATCGACAACATACCCCATGTTATTGGGGTAGGAATAGATATTTCTGAGATGAAGCTTATGGAGCAAGCGCTTCGGGAGAGCGAGGAACGGTATAGACGGGCTATTGAAGACTCCCCCAATCCAATTTTTTCAATCAATAGTGATGGAATTATACAGATTTGGAATAGGGCATGCGAGACCAAGCTTCAATATGGAACAGATATTGTTGGTAATAGTTATCATCAGCTATTGGAGAATGAAGGGGATCTTTTTATTTTAAAAGAAAAGGTGAGACAGGTGTTTAAGGGGTACGCCCTGAATGACATAGATATAACCTTTAGGTGTAAGGATGGGACAGAGCGCTTTATGGTTTCGCGATTATATCCTCTGCATGAATATGAGGGGAAGGTTATAGGTTGTGTTTTCGCAAATACAGATATTACAGAGCGTAAACGTATGGAAAAGGCCTTGAGTATTAGCCAGAGGAGATATATCGATCTTGTGGAATCATTGCCTGATATAATCTTCGAAGTAGATGCACTTGGGAATGTCACTTATGCAAATCAAGCTGCATTAGATACATTTGGTTATTCTCAAAAGGATATTGAGGATGGATTAAATTGCATGCATACAATCTCCCCTCAAGATCGAGACAGGGCAGCGGCAGATATAGCTAAAGTATTAAGTGGAGGGGTGTTAGAGTTAGTTGAATATACTGCGCTTCGAAAAGATGGCAGGGGTTTTCCGACTATCTTACATGTTAATTCTATTCCTGATATTGAAGGTAATTTGATAGGCATAAGAGGGATTATGGTGGATATCACCGAGCGTAAGAGGGCTGAACAGCAATTGTTACACAATGCCTTTCACGATGAATTAACTGGGTTGCCAAACCGTGCGTTATTTTTGGACAGACTTGGACATTTAATTAAAATTTCAAAACGGAATAGAGATAATTTATTTGCTGTGCTGTTTCTCGATTTGGATAGCTTTAAGGTTATCAATGATAGCCTTGGACATTCGATTGGAGATTCACTACTAATAGAGATATCTCAATGGTTAAAGGAGACCTTGCGCCCCATGGATACAATCGCAAGATTGGGGGGTGATGAATTCGCAATCCTTTTAGAGGACATTAAGGATAATGCTGGTGTAATTCATGTTATTGAACGAATCCAGAATATACTATCAAATCCATTAAACATCAATGAGCAGGAGATATTTACTACAGCCAGTATTGGAATAGCTGTGAGTACTCCGGATTATCAATATCCGGAAGAGATGCTTCGTGATGCTGAGACAGCTATGTACCGCGCAAAGGCTCTTGGTAGAGCTCGATATGAGGCTTTTGACAAAGAAATGCATAGGCAGGTCACTAATCTTTTGCAATTGGAGACTGACCTTCGTCGTGCAATCGAACGTAGAGAGTTTTTGATTTATTATCAACCCGTTGTTTCATTGCGAAGCGGTAAAATATCCGGCTTTGAGTCGCTTTTGCGATGGGACCATCCCAGGGATGGCTTGACCTTACCAGATAGATTTATTCCAGTCTTGGAGGAAACTGAACTCATTGTACCTATTGGCCAGTGGGTTCTGGAAGAGGCTTCTAGGCAAATGGTGGAATGGCAGGGGAGGTTTCCAGGAAAACAGACATTCTATATTACAGTAAATATATCAGCAAAACAGTTTTCACAACCTAATTTACTCGATCAGGTGAAGAAGATTCTTCATGATACAGGTATCAATAAACACCGTTTAACACTAGAAATAACAGAAAGCGTTATAATGAAGGACTATCAGGCTACTGCATCAATGCTTAAGCAACTGAGAAATATGAATGTGAGATTGGCGATTGATGATTTTGGGACAGGATATTCATCCCTTGGTTATCTGCATAGTTTTCCGATCAATATATTAAAGATTGATCATTCCTTTATCACTCGCATGAATAAAAATGGGGGAGATTTAGAGATTGTTAGGACGATTGTGAACATGGCTCATAATCTAGGCATGGAAGTAGTAGCCGAGGGAATAGAGACCACAGAGCAGTTGGTGCAATTAAGGGAGATGAATTGTGACTATGGACAGGGTTATTTCTTTTCACATCCAATTGATGGTAGAGAGGCGGGTATCTTAATTGAAAATGATCCAGTTTGGTAAGGTATCAAGGAACTGGTTGGCAATTCTCTTATTCTTCCTTTTCATCGCTGTAAACATCTGAAGAACATACTCTATTCTTATCAATCATATAGTATAACTGCATAATTTTTCTAATCCCTGCGATATAAATATTGATAAGTGGGCAATTTTTTAGGAATAAATTTTTTTTTATTCCCTTCTGGGTATACTTGCCACTTGTATGAATATTGTACTCTTCACCTAAAGGGGAGGGGGATAACAAAACATTTAGAGTGATTGAATATGGTGATAGAATGCTATGTGACTCTTTTAAAATAAGAAAGTGAGTTGTTTGCATATCTTTTCGTTGAAATGAGGGAAAACCCTCCAATTTGTCTTTGAAAATGATTTCTATAGTAATGCTGTATGATAATTACTCCATCTCTATTTAGAACAAAGCGTTTCCCCAATTCTTCAAGTATCTCTTTATATATTTTAACCTCTCTTGATTGCTTCTCGTATGGAGGATCGATGAAGATGTAATCAAATAAAAAATTATTGTGATCTAGGTATCTTAAACATCTTAATGCATGAAAATGAAATATGATCGATCTTTTATTAAGCCCCCATTCATTAATTAGAGATTGTGTGAAGCGAAACCTTTTTAAATCAATCTCATTGAAAACAACTAATTTGGCGTTTCTGCTGAGTGCCTCAATTCCAATCTGACCAGAGCATGCATAGAGATCAAGTAATGATTTCCCTTGCAAGTCTTCCCCCAGACTAGAGAACAGGGCTCCTTTGATTATTTGAGGAGTACATTCAGCATTATTGAACCTTTTATTATTAAAGGGGATATTCTTGCCCTTAAGTATTCCTCCTATTACATTCATTGGATGTTACATCATCTCTTTAATTTCAAGGTCATCTCCATTGGGTGATGGTGGTTGACTGAGATGAAATTATTATTTAATATGCTCAATTGAAAATTGATTGATAATAACATATGTCTGCGCCAGAATAGACCATGAAAATTTATGACTTTACCAAGTTAGTGATAAAAATGGAAAGATGGAAATTAATTAGTTGCATTTTTTCAACCGATAATAAATTTTTTTATAAAATCAAAATCAATATTGTCTGACATTAAGATAATATAAGGATAATTAATTTTATTGAAGAATTGAATATTGTCCATTATTAATTGAAACAATAGGAGAAACTCATGTCCAAGTGTGAAATCTGTGGTAAATCCGTTCAATTTGGCAATAATGTTAGCCATTCAAATAGAAAAACAAGGAAAATCTGGCGACCTAATGTTAAAAGGATCAGGGTGCTGGAGAATGGACGAGCACTTCGAAAG
The sequence above is drawn from the Spirochaetota bacterium genome and encodes:
- a CDS encoding PAS domain S-box protein — translated: MKKMKSLNESHINSELLNERDEYKSKAQLIDELRGMRLQIAELKDAAVKQKADSLNESERIYRLISENTSDFISVVGMDGIYTYVSPAHMQLGYVPEDLLGKSGFDFIHPDDIEWMSSLLIEYSALRSEEIFSLNKPTTMNFNYRYSAKSGEWRDIVSTVDLTFDEFGKPSSIIFVSRDVTEFKRVEKELKKAATVVEMMIDGITISDMQGKILEINRGTTKQTGYMRDELVGKTPLEFIPEKEWPKFNRDINKLLSGESVKASDYSIINKNRDEIEVSINLSLLRDEDGIPREIIAVHRDITERKRAEEALRKAHDELEQRVLERTYELQKANEQLKGEINERKLAMKALLKEKMLSESLINSLPGVFYLFSEDGKFIRWNKNAEKISGYSSTEIANMNVMDFFTGNERRDIDDIIKMVLDTGEFSNELYATSKKGNRVPFYYTGIRTIIDNIPHVIGVGIDISEMKLMEQALRESEERYRRAIEDSPNPIFSINSDGIIQIWNRACETKLQYGTDIVGNSYHQLLENEGDLFILKEKVRQVFKGYALNDIDITFRCKDGTERFMVSRLYPLHEYEGKVIGCVFANTDITERKRMEKALSISQRRYIDLVESLPDIIFEVDALGNVTYANQAALDTFGYSQKDIEDGLNCMHTISPQDRDRAAADIAKVLSGGVLELVEYTALRKDGRGFPTILHVNSIPDIEGNLIGIRGIMVDITERKRAEQQLLHNAFHDELTGLPNRALFLDRLGHLIKISKRNRDNLFAVLFLDLDSFKVINDSLGHSIGDSLLIEISQWLKETLRPMDTIARLGGDEFAILLEDIKDNAGVIHVIERIQNILSNPLNINEQEIFTTASIGIAVSTPDYQYPEEMLRDAETAMYRAKALGRARYEAFDKEMHRQVTNLLQLETDLRRAIERREFLIYYQPVVSLRSGKISGFESLLRWDHPRDGLTLPDRFIPVLEETELIVPIGQWVLEEASRQMVEWQGRFPGKQTFYITVNISAKQFSQPNLLDQVKKILHDTGINKHRLTLEITESVIMKDYQATASMLKQLRNMNVRLAIDDFGTGYSSLGYLHSFPINILKIDHSFITRMNKNGGDLEIVRTIVNMAHNLGMEVVAEGIETTEQLVQLREMNCDYGQGYFFSHPIDGREAGILIENDPVW
- a CDS encoding RsmD family RNA methyltransferase encodes the protein MNVIGGILKGKNIPFNNKRFNNAECTPQIIKGALFSSLGEDLQGKSLLDLYACSGQIGIEALSRNAKLVVFNEIDLKRFRFTQSLINEWGLNKRSIIFHFHALRCLRYLDHNNFLFDYIFIDPPYEKQSREVKIYKEILEELGKRFVLNRDGVIIIQHYYRNHFQRQIGGFSLISTKRYANNSLSYFKRVT
- the rpmB gene encoding 50S ribosomal protein L28 produces the protein MSKCEICGKSVQFGNNVSHSNRKTRKIWRPNVKRIRVLENGRALRKHVCTRCIRSGKIVKAI